One Oscillatoria sp. FACHB-1406 DNA window includes the following coding sequences:
- a CDS encoding IS701 family transposase: MIAPRVAKATLRCVDEYCSFYRNLFSDVRSFEAFKYLHIGILSDLKRKSLPEIALLVGLENPQGLQHFLNHSPWDIKKLRERRISRLKRAIIGRKILLVVDETGDRKKGNSTDYTARQYLGKLGKIDRGMVSVVIYGVLEGITFPILFEIYKPKKTLKAEDRYQTKTEIAARLVREIVALGFEVEMVLADSLYGESETTFIEELEKLKLNFIVAIRSNHGVWMPRGSKVRANKWRKFDRIMSGGKVEERYIREIVFGWKNWLNNIRLLLQPLVSFNALVGWLKIFPIPQLSQQLSRLVAIMNFFVGAVSDVGETFDFHFSSA; encoded by the coding sequence GTGATAGCGCCACGAGTTGCTAAGGCCACGCTTCGATGTGTAGACGAGTACTGTTCCTTTTACAGAAACCTGTTTTCAGATGTGAGAAGTTTTGAAGCCTTTAAATATCTACACATCGGAATACTGAGCGACCTCAAAAGAAAAAGTCTCCCGGAAATTGCACTCTTGGTAGGATTAGAAAACCCTCAAGGACTGCAACATTTTCTCAATCACTCCCCCTGGGACATAAAAAAGCTCAGAGAGCGCAGAATCTCCCGGCTGAAAAGAGCGATTATAGGGCGAAAAATCTTGCTAGTAGTGGATGAAACCGGAGACCGAAAAAAAGGCAACAGTACCGACTATACAGCCCGCCAGTATCTGGGGAAACTCGGAAAAATAGACCGGGGAATGGTTTCGGTAGTAATTTATGGAGTGCTCGAAGGAATCACCTTTCCAATTCTGTTTGAAATCTACAAACCGAAAAAAACGCTTAAAGCGGAGGATAGATACCAGACGAAAACCGAGATAGCGGCTCGACTGGTGAGAGAAATCGTCGCTCTCGGCTTTGAAGTTGAGATGGTGTTAGCTGATAGCTTATACGGAGAAAGTGAGACAACATTTATCGAAGAATTAGAGAAGCTCAAGCTGAACTTCATCGTCGCAATTCGGAGTAACCACGGAGTCTGGATGCCAAGAGGGTCAAAGGTGAGAGCGAACAAATGGCGAAAGTTTGACCGAATCATGAGCGGAGGTAAGGTTGAGGAACGTTACATTCGAGAGATAGTCTTTGGATGGAAGAACTGGCTCAATAATATTCGATTACTTTTGCAACCACTGGTCAGCTTTAATGCTCTTGTTGGTTGGTTAAAAATCTTTCCTATACCTCAGCTATCTCAACAATTATCTCGCTTAGTTGCGATTATGAATTTCTTTGTTGGTGCTGTTTCTGATGTGGGGGAGACTTTCGATTTCCACTTTTCCTCTGCCTAA